A portion of the Luxibacter massiliensis genome contains these proteins:
- the rpmB gene encoding 50S ribosomal protein L28 — protein sequence MAKCAICDKGAHFGNSVSHSHRKTPRMWKSNIKSVRVKTEGGSKKMYVCTSCLKSGRVERA from the coding sequence ATGGCTAAATGTGCTATTTGTGATAAGGGTGCTCACTTCGGCAACAGTGTAAGTCACTCTCATAGAAAAACACCAAGAATGTGGAAATCTAATATAAAGTCTGTTAGAGTGAAAACAGAAGGTGGTTCAAAAAAGATGTACGTGTGTACTTCTTGCTTGAAATCAGGGCGCGTAGAACGTGCTTAA
- a CDS encoding GerW family sporulation protein, with amino-acid sequence MAEANNFKSTVEALFQGMDGIISSKTVVGEAIHIDDTIILPLVDVSFGIGAGSASADKKEKGMGGLGGKVTPSAVLVIKNGSTKLVNIKNQDTITKILDLVPDMVDKFTTKKEDKITEDDVMDILNSEDSEKENDAQI; translated from the coding sequence ATGGCAGAAGCAAACAATTTTAAGTCAACCGTGGAAGCGCTCTTTCAGGGGATGGATGGTATTATTTCTTCGAAAACTGTGGTGGGGGAGGCCATCCATATTGATGATACAATTATTCTCCCCCTGGTAGATGTTTCCTTTGGGATTGGGGCAGGATCTGCATCTGCTGATAAAAAGGAAAAAGGCATGGGAGGACTTGGCGGAAAGGTGACGCCCAGTGCGGTTCTTGTTATTAAGAATGGGTCAACGAAACTAGTTAATATTAAAAACCAGGATACAATCACAAAAATCCTGGATCTGGTACCAGATATGGTTGACAAGTTCACAACAAAAAAAGAGGATAAGATAACAGAGGATGATGTCATGGATATTTTAAATTCTGAAGATTCGGAAAAAGAAAATGACGCACAGATATAA
- a CDS encoding DUF2953 domain-containing protein, with the protein MLHIILLILKIIGWMLLAILGLIVLLVCVVVFVPLRYKAEASCKGTVDSVCAAFHFSWLFHLVGGHILYKEQKTYWNIRIAWKSYGSGMEQGKRAKSASKEDPGEAKEETDISSMQEKKASAIKEDIDSVNRERQAPAAIERQPEAAEESGGGRMNSQKQERADRKEKPSPDKGKPCAAQKGQKEKNGNSRDTGQGRPHGIKARIRQIFRKIKYTFQKLCDNIKSLSGKKDKIKEFITDEAHRTAFGAVLIELKRILAFLKPRKLQANLLFGFEDPCLTGRVLAFLSILYPYLGGRTEIRPDFEHRVLKGEIQICGHIRGLYAVVIIWNLVWNRHVRTTFAHIRAFQW; encoded by the coding sequence ATGTTACATATAATCCTGCTAATTCTGAAAATTATAGGTTGGATGCTGCTTGCAATACTTGGCTTAATCGTATTGCTGGTTTGTGTTGTGGTTTTTGTGCCCCTCAGATATAAGGCGGAAGCCTCCTGCAAAGGGACTGTGGATTCCGTGTGCGCAGCATTTCATTTTTCCTGGCTGTTCCATCTGGTAGGCGGGCATATCCTATACAAAGAGCAAAAGACCTACTGGAATATCCGCATTGCCTGGAAAAGCTACGGTTCGGGAATGGAACAGGGAAAGAGGGCAAAGAGCGCATCAAAAGAGGATCCTGGGGAAGCAAAGGAAGAAACGGATATCTCCAGTATGCAGGAAAAAAAGGCCTCCGCTATAAAGGAGGATATTGATAGCGTAAATAGGGAGAGACAGGCCCCCGCAGCCATAGAGAGGCAGCCAGAGGCTGCAGAGGAATCCGGTGGGGGGCGGATGAACAGCCAAAAACAAGAGAGGGCAGATAGAAAAGAAAAGCCCTCCCCTGATAAAGGAAAGCCATGTGCAGCACAAAAAGGCCAGAAAGAAAAAAATGGGAACAGCCGGGACACAGGGCAGGGACGGCCTCATGGGATAAAGGCCAGGATCCGGCAGATATTTAGAAAGATAAAATATACTTTTCAAAAATTGTGTGATAATATAAAATCATTGTCCGGGAAAAAAGATAAAATAAAAGAATTCATAACTGACGAGGCGCACAGAACCGCATTTGGGGCAGTACTCATAGAACTAAAACGAATTTTGGCTTTCTTAAAACCGCGGAAATTACAGGCAAATCTCCTGTTTGGGTTTGAAGATCCCTGCCTTACCGGCAGGGTACTCGCCTTTCTCAGTATATTATACCCTTATCTAGGAGGCCGCACAGAGATCCGGCCAGATTTTGAACATAGAGTTCTCAAAGGGGAGATTCAGATATGCGGCCACATACGGGGCCTCTATGCAGTGGTTATTATATGGAATCTGGTATGGAACAGGCACGTAAGGACAACCTTTGCCCATATCAGGGCGTTCCAATGGTAA
- a CDS encoding peptidoglycan D,D-transpeptidase FtsI family protein has translation MSYIVYFNIVRAKTIVNSPYNERQDAFADRVIRGSIVDRNGNVLAQTSVGEDGSETRSYPYGAAFAHVVGYSYPSTGKSGLESVENFELLTSNAFFVEKLMNEFKDEKNMGDTVVTTLDADLQQAAYNALGANKGAVVVMEAGTGKILSMVSNPTFDPNTVEADWAALNADDTNSPMLNRATQGQYAPGSTFKVVTALEYMREHSDYSSYNYECFGEITVDGTTIRCFDNTVHGLEDLRSSMANSCNASFANIGLSLNKTSYRETAEELLFNKKLPSVLDYSKSSFRVQEDSTSAEMMMTAMGQGETLVSPYHMALITSAIANGGTLMEPYLVEKVTNYTGSEIRTNVPKSYRKLMSSDEAAQLKEYMRAVVDEGTATMMSGQSYTVAGKTGTAEYSLDDGEKTHSWFMGFTNVDNPELVISVIIEGYDGDAGAKSVPIAKQILDSYYY, from the coding sequence ATGTCTTATATTGTATATTTCAACATTGTGCGGGCAAAGACTATTGTAAATAGTCCTTACAATGAACGGCAGGATGCATTTGCGGACCGGGTCATCCGGGGCAGCATTGTGGACAGAAATGGAAATGTGCTGGCCCAGACAAGCGTAGGGGAAGATGGAAGCGAGACACGCAGCTATCCGTACGGGGCAGCCTTTGCCCATGTTGTTGGCTATAGTTACCCATCTACAGGAAAAAGTGGGTTAGAATCCGTGGAAAACTTTGAACTGCTGACTTCTAATGCCTTTTTTGTGGAAAAGCTGATGAATGAGTTTAAAGATGAAAAAAATATGGGGGATACAGTGGTCACCACATTGGATGCGGATCTTCAGCAGGCTGCTTATAATGCGCTGGGAGCCAACAAAGGGGCCGTTGTTGTGATGGAAGCAGGCACTGGGAAAATCTTATCTATGGTGTCAAATCCCACCTTTGACCCTAATACTGTGGAGGCGGACTGGGCGGCCCTGAATGCTGACGATACAAACAGCCCAATGCTGAATCGGGCGACCCAGGGCCAATATGCGCCTGGGTCTACCTTTAAGGTGGTGACTGCCCTTGAATATATGAGAGAACACAGCGATTACTCAAGCTATAATTATGAATGTTTTGGTGAAATAACTGTGGATGGCACAACAATACGCTGCTTTGACAACACAGTCCACGGACTGGAAGATCTGAGAAGTTCCATGGCAAATTCATGTAATGCCTCCTTCGCGAATATAGGGCTGTCACTGAACAAAACTTCCTATAGAGAGACTGCAGAAGAGCTCCTTTTTAACAAAAAGCTTCCTTCTGTGCTGGATTATTCTAAAAGCTCGTTTAGGGTTCAGGAGGATTCCACCAGCGCAGAGATGATGATGACAGCAATGGGACAGGGGGAGACCTTGGTGAGTCCGTACCATATGGCCCTGATCACATCCGCCATTGCGAATGGGGGAACCTTGATGGAACCTTACCTGGTGGAAAAAGTGACAAATTATACGGGTTCAGAAATACGGACCAATGTACCGAAAAGTTATAGGAAACTTATGTCCTCAGATGAGGCCGCACAGCTCAAAGAATATATGAGAGCCGTAGTGGACGAGGGGACGGCCACTATGATGAGCGGCCAGTCATATACTGTGGCCGGCAAGACGGGAACCGCTGAGTATAGCTTGGATGACGGTGAAAAGACACATTCCTGGTTTATGGGATTTACAAATGTGGATAACCCTGAACTGGTTATCAGTGTAATCATAGAAGGCTATGATGGAGATGCAGGTGCAAAGTCTGTGCCTATCGCCAAACAGATATTGGATTCTTATTATTATTAA
- a CDS encoding FtsW/RodA/SpoVE family cell cycle protein — MVNIVVELSKYVMIILMAVYTFSCFSIFARTYEEDKKWILIRQNVLMFLIQFTAYLVMYLQVKEKKLMLFYLAQVILLVAVLVLYRIIYPKVSRLIVNNMCMLLSIGFIIITRLTYTKAVKQFIFAVLGTAVGLVVPVVIRKLRCLKDWTYIYAGIGVAALGAVAVLGQFSDGAKLGFTIAGFGIQPSEFVKILFVFYVAASLNKSTSFKNVVITTAVAALHVLILVISTDLGAALIMFVVYLVMLYVATRQPLYALAGIGGGSVAAVIAYHLFYHIKVRVSAWQDPFASYSEGGYQVAQSLFAIGTGSWFGMGLYQGLPDSIPVAEEDFIFSAISEEMGLIFALCLILVCVSCYVMFLNIAMAIRNQFYKLIALGLGTCYIFQVFLTIGGVTKFIPSTGVTLPLVSYGGSSMLSTMIMFGIIQGLYILREDEEEIIEKRREREFRRSEPAGRPSGQRRQKKKPAFEEVPKQRVR, encoded by the coding sequence GTGGTTAATATAGTAGTAGAATTATCAAAATATGTTATGATTATACTGATGGCAGTATATACATTCTCATGTTTTTCCATATTTGCCCGGACTTATGAGGAGGATAAGAAATGGATCCTGATCCGGCAGAATGTGCTGATGTTCTTAATCCAGTTCACTGCATATCTTGTCATGTACCTGCAGGTGAAGGAGAAGAAGCTGATGCTGTTCTATCTGGCCCAGGTCATTCTGCTTGTTGCAGTCCTTGTTCTTTACCGGATTATATATCCGAAAGTGTCACGGCTGATTGTGAATAATATGTGCATGCTGCTGAGCATTGGTTTTATTATTATCACGAGGCTGACATATACAAAGGCTGTGAAACAATTTATTTTTGCAGTCCTGGGGACTGCCGTTGGGCTTGTGGTCCCTGTGGTCATCCGTAAGCTGCGGTGCCTGAAAGACTGGACATATATCTATGCAGGGATCGGAGTGGCGGCCCTGGGGGCCGTGGCAGTTCTGGGACAGTTTTCAGACGGGGCAAAACTGGGGTTTACTATCGCAGGATTTGGCATACAGCCATCGGAGTTTGTAAAAATTCTTTTTGTATTTTATGTGGCCGCGAGCCTGAATAAATCCACCTCGTTTAAGAATGTGGTTATTACCACGGCAGTCGCCGCACTTCATGTGCTGATTCTTGTTATTTCAACAGACCTGGGCGCGGCATTGATTATGTTTGTAGTTTATCTTGTTATGCTTTATGTGGCAACAAGGCAGCCTTTATATGCCCTGGCAGGAATTGGGGGAGGCAGTGTGGCAGCCGTGATTGCCTATCATCTGTTTTATCATATTAAAGTCAGGGTCTCAGCCTGGCAGGATCCTTTTGCATCCTACAGCGAGGGCGGATATCAGGTAGCCCAGTCCCTCTTTGCAATAGGGACAGGCAGCTGGTTTGGGATGGGACTTTATCAGGGACTGCCAGACAGTATTCCGGTGGCAGAGGAGGATTTTATTTTTTCTGCCATATCTGAAGAAATGGGACTAATTTTTGCCCTTTGCCTGATATTGGTATGTGTAAGCTGCTATGTCATGTTTCTGAATATTGCCATGGCAATCAGGAACCAGTTTTATAAGTTAATTGCCCTTGGCCTTGGGACTTGCTATATTTTCCAGGTGTTCCTTACAATCGGCGGAGTTACAAAATTCATCCCCTCCACGGGAGTGACATTGCCCCTGGTAAGCTATGGGGGCAGTTCTATGCTCAGCACGATGATTATGTTCGGGATTATACAGGGCCTGTATATTTTAAGGGAAGACGAGGAAGAAATTATTGAGAAGAGAAGAGAGAGAGAATTTCGAAGAAGTGAGCCGGCAGGGAGGCCGTCCGGCCAGCGCAGGCAAAAGAAAAAGCCAGCGTTCGAAGAAGTTCCGAAACAAAGAGTTCGCTAG
- a CDS encoding U32 family peptidase, which produces MIRGKAGKRKIEILAPAGSYESFKAAIAAGADAVYAGGPYFGARAFADNFTEGQLLEAIDYAHLHGRRFYLTVNTLLKDRELDMLYGYLEPLYRQGLDAAIVQDIGVLAYIRKHFPGLSLHASTQMTITNAVGAEFLEQQGVERVVPARELSLGEVREISENTGLEVECFVHGALCYCYSGQCLMSSLIGGRSGNRGQCAQTCRLPFKAGGRTSYLMSLKDICTLDIIPEMAEAGIDSFKIEGRMKKPEYVALVTYMYRKYTDLYVNGTKESFYVDRQDREMLMDIYNRGGFSSGYYLQHNGPDMISLKQPGHAGTALIKVLSQNGREMTGMALKEIHKGDVINLALPGSKDQSRDNYTFGKGVPSGSQVRILLPKGKILKKGSVLFRIRSQYLLDYIEKRLLGKPIQEPITGRFTMAVGEPASLSVSTDTVSVSVTAGEVQQAKNRPLDEESIRRGLMKTGNTDFTFCDLEIVAVGKGFLPMQQVNEMRRLALVRLSEKIQAQFRREKGAMPEGEKIFSPGVIPGISRAEGPAYLSVLAETMDQLLEAGKFPAVRRVYVDSSMTENFLSDKSLRHICRELRGQGKEIFLAMPHIFRQDAVSYFSAQYQALLDFGLDGALVRNYESLHFLTKHRFDKKLILDHNLYVFNKYAKQFWLGQGITAFTAPAELNMQELGNLDISCAELTVYGRQPVMVSAQCIVKTTEGCRGKTKVTEIQDRYQKTFPVRSYCSFCYNVVYNTVPLFLLDEREALTGLTPAGFRIHLTVEDRQEAGRILALYENMWEGKGGTGGQDYGMEFTRGHFKRGIT; this is translated from the coding sequence TTGATTAGGGGTAAGGCAGGAAAAAGGAAAATAGAAATATTGGCGCCGGCGGGTTCATATGAGAGCTTTAAGGCAGCCATTGCAGCAGGGGCGGATGCAGTGTATGCAGGCGGCCCTTATTTTGGTGCGAGGGCCTTTGCAGATAATTTTACAGAAGGTCAGCTCCTGGAGGCAATTGATTATGCCCACCTGCACGGCAGGAGGTTTTATCTGACAGTAAACACACTTTTAAAAGACAGGGAGCTGGATATGCTTTATGGATATCTGGAACCTTTATACCGGCAGGGCCTGGATGCCGCCATTGTGCAGGATATAGGTGTACTTGCCTATATCAGGAAGCATTTCCCAGGACTTTCCCTACATGCCAGTACCCAGATGACAATCACAAATGCAGTAGGAGCTGAGTTTTTGGAGCAGCAGGGCGTCGAGAGGGTGGTGCCGGCCAGAGAGCTTTCCCTGGGGGAGGTCCGTGAGATCTCAGAGAATACAGGACTGGAAGTTGAATGCTTCGTCCATGGGGCGCTTTGCTATTGTTATTCTGGACAGTGTCTGATGAGCAGCTTAATCGGCGGCAGGAGCGGGAACAGAGGCCAGTGTGCCCAGACATGCCGTCTGCCCTTTAAGGCGGGAGGCAGGACATCCTACTTAATGAGCCTGAAGGATATTTGTACGCTGGATATCATACCTGAGATGGCTGAGGCTGGGATTGACTCATTCAAGATTGAGGGACGCATGAAGAAGCCAGAATATGTGGCCCTTGTCACATATATGTACCGGAAATATACAGATCTGTACGTGAATGGAACAAAAGAATCTTTTTATGTAGATAGGCAGGACAGGGAGATGCTGATGGATATTTACAACCGCGGCGGGTTTAGCAGCGGGTACTACCTACAGCATAACGGGCCGGATATGATATCTTTAAAACAGCCAGGACATGCCGGGACGGCCCTTATAAAAGTGCTCTCCCAAAATGGCCGTGAAATGACAGGCATGGCCCTTAAGGAGATTCACAAAGGGGATGTAATAAACCTGGCCCTTCCCGGTTCAAAAGATCAGTCCAGGGACAATTATACTTTTGGAAAGGGCGTGCCGTCAGGCAGCCAGGTGAGGATACTCCTCCCCAAAGGGAAGATATTAAAAAAGGGCAGTGTCCTTTTCCGCATCCGCAGCCAGTATTTGTTAGACTATATAGAAAAAAGGCTTCTCGGCAAACCAATCCAGGAGCCTATAACCGGCAGGTTTACTATGGCAGTGGGAGAACCGGCCAGCCTGTCTGTCAGTACGGATACAGTGTCTGTGTCTGTCACTGCAGGGGAAGTACAGCAGGCGAAAAACAGGCCCCTGGATGAGGAGAGTATCCGCCGTGGGCTCATGAAAACTGGAAATACAGATTTTACATTTTGTGATTTAGAGATTGTGGCAGTGGGAAAGGGGTTTCTCCCTATGCAGCAGGTGAATGAGATGAGGCGGCTTGCACTGGTACGTTTGTCCGAGAAAATACAGGCACAGTTCAGAAGGGAAAAGGGAGCCATGCCTGAAGGGGAAAAGATATTCTCACCAGGGGTCATCCCAGGCATAAGCCGTGCAGAGGGCCCGGCCTATCTTTCTGTCCTTGCGGAAACCATGGACCAGCTTCTGGAGGCCGGCAAATTTCCTGCAGTCAGGAGAGTGTATGTGGACAGCAGTATGACTGAGAATTTCCTTTCAGATAAAAGCCTCAGGCACATATGCAGGGAACTGCGCGGCCAGGGCAAAGAAATTTTTTTGGCCATGCCCCATATTTTCAGGCAGGATGCAGTATCTTATTTTTCTGCGCAGTACCAGGCCCTTCTGGACTTTGGATTGGATGGGGCGTTGGTTAGAAATTATGAAAGCCTACATTTTTTGACAAAACATCGGTTTGACAAGAAACTCATATTGGACCATAATCTATATGTATTTAATAAATATGCCAAACAGTTCTGGCTTGGGCAGGGGATCACAGCTTTTACAGCTCCTGCGGAGCTGAATATGCAGGAGCTTGGAAATCTGGATATCAGCTGTGCAGAGCTGACGGTTTACGGCAGGCAGCCTGTGATGGTGTCTGCACAGTGCATTGTAAAAACAACAGAGGGATGCCGGGGAAAAACGAAAGTGACAGAGATACAGGACAGGTACCAAAAAACTTTTCCTGTACGCAGTTACTGCAGCTTTTGCTATAATGTCGTATATAATACAGTACCTTTATTCCTTCTGGATGAGAGGGAGGCTTTGACAGGACTTACGCCGGCAGGGTTCAGGATCCATCTGACTGTGGAGGACAGGCAGGAGGCAGGCCGTATCCTCGCTCTATATGAGAATATGTGGGAAGGCAAAGGTGGCACTGGCGGGCAAGACTATGGCATGGAATTTACCAGAGGGCATTTTAAACGTGGTATAACTTAG
- the zapA gene encoding cell division protein ZapA: MSSAKHFTEVLIGGKVYTLSGFEGEEYLQKVSSYLNHKITECTNSEGYRKQSADTRNVLLALNIADDYFKAKKQGDSLENDIELKDKEMYDLKHELISVQIKLENAEKELAKMKEENNDLQMQIVKLETEMKNRRK; encoded by the coding sequence ATGAGTTCAGCAAAACATTTCACGGAAGTTTTAATCGGAGGAAAAGTCTATACACTGAGCGGATTTGAGGGTGAAGAGTATCTTCAAAAAGTTTCTTCCTATCTGAACCATAAAATTACAGAATGTACCAACAGTGAAGGGTACCGAAAACAGAGTGCCGATACCCGTAATGTGCTCCTTGCTCTGAACATTGCAGACGACTATTTTAAGGCAAAAAAACAGGGTGATTCCCTGGAAAATGATATCGAACTGAAAGATAAAGAGATGTATGATCTGAAGCACGAGCTGATATCTGTGCAGATTAAGCTGGAGAATGCAGAGAAAGAACTGGCGAAGATGAAGGAAGAGAATAACGATCTTCAGATGCAGATTGTAAAACTGGAGACTGAGATGAAGAATCGCAGAAAGTAA
- the ruvB gene encoding Holliday junction branch migration DNA helicase RuvB, translating into MGKRIITTENLEEDVKIESSLRPQFLEDYIGQEKAKETLHIYIRAAKERQEALDHVLFYGPPGLGKTTLAGIIANEMGVNIKITSGPAIEKPGEMAAILNNLQENDVLFVDEIHRLNRQVEEVLYPAMEDYAIDIMIGKGATARSIRLDLPKFTLVGATTRAGMLTAPLRDRFGVVNHLEFYTEHELKTIILRSAAVLGVEIDERGALELAKRSRGTPRLANRLLKRVRDFAQVKYDGVISEAVANYALDLLDVDRYGLDHIDRNILLTMIQKFQGGPVGLDTLAASVSEDAGTLEDVYEPYLLKSGFIQRTPRGRIATELAYGHLGIPREIT; encoded by the coding sequence ATGGGAAAGCGAATTATAACTACAGAAAATTTAGAAGAAGATGTGAAGATCGAGAGCAGTTTGAGGCCTCAGTTTCTGGAAGATTATATTGGCCAGGAAAAGGCAAAGGAGACACTCCATATATATATCAGGGCTGCGAAAGAGCGGCAGGAAGCCCTGGACCATGTGTTGTTTTACGGCCCTCCTGGACTTGGCAAGACAACCCTGGCTGGGATCATTGCAAATGAGATGGGGGTGAATATAAAGATTACCTCTGGGCCGGCCATAGAAAAACCAGGAGAGATGGCTGCGATTCTGAATAACCTGCAGGAAAATGATGTTTTATTTGTAGATGAAATACACCGCCTCAACCGGCAGGTGGAGGAGGTCCTGTATCCGGCCATGGAGGATTACGCCATTGACATTATGATCGGTAAAGGGGCCACGGCCCGGTCTATACGCCTGGACCTGCCTAAATTTACCCTGGTGGGCGCAACCACCCGCGCAGGGATGCTGACAGCCCCCCTGCGTGACAGATTCGGCGTGGTGAACCATCTGGAGTTTTATACAGAGCATGAATTAAAAACCATTATTCTGCGTTCTGCCGCAGTCCTGGGGGTAGAGATAGACGAAAGAGGAGCCTTAGAGCTTGCAAAGCGTTCCAGGGGTACTCCCAGGCTTGCAAACCGGCTGTTGAAGAGAGTCCGGGACTTTGCACAGGTCAAATATGACGGGGTGATTTCAGAGGCTGTTGCAAATTATGCGCTGGATTTACTGGATGTGGACAGATATGGACTGGACCATATAGACAGAAATATTTTGCTCACAATGATCCAAAAGTTCCAGGGAGGCCCTGTGGGCCTTGATACGCTGGCTGCCTCTGTCTCTGAGGATGCAGGTACACTGGAAGATGTCTATGAGCCATATCTCTTGAAAAGCGGCTTTATCCAGAGAACCCCCAGAGGCCGGATCGCCACAGAGCTTGCCTATGGACATCTGGGAATCCCTAGGGAAATTACTTGA
- the ruvA gene encoding Holliday junction branch migration protein RuvA, which produces MISYVRGELAYIEKEKVIIDVGGVGYGIYMPGQAMSLLPQPGNEVKIHTYLNVREDAMQLFGFLTRDDLEVFKLVIGVSGIGPKGGLSILSQLTPDELRFAVLSGDVKAISASPGIGKKTAEKLIIELKDKLDIEDALHRVSGGGADEPAYELSGSVQSEAVQALTALGYSSADSLRAVKQVSLENPTVEDVLKEALKKML; this is translated from the coding sequence ATGATTTCATATGTTCGAGGTGAACTGGCCTATATTGAAAAGGAAAAGGTGATTATAGATGTGGGGGGAGTAGGGTATGGTATTTATATGCCAGGCCAGGCAATGAGCCTTCTTCCCCAGCCGGGAAATGAAGTTAAAATACATACATATTTGAATGTCCGCGAGGACGCCATGCAGCTGTTTGGCTTCCTGACACGGGATGACCTGGAAGTTTTTAAGCTTGTGATAGGGGTCAGTGGGATTGGGCCCAAAGGAGGCCTCAGTATTTTATCCCAGCTTACTCCGGATGAGCTTAGGTTTGCAGTGCTGTCGGGCGATGTGAAAGCTATCAGCGCATCTCCCGGGATTGGTAAGAAAACGGCAGAAAAGCTGATCATTGAACTGAAGGATAAGCTGGATATTGAAGATGCCCTGCACAGGGTATCCGGGGGCGGCGCTGATGAACCGGCCTATGAGCTGTCTGGAAGCGTTCAGTCTGAGGCAGTACAGGCATTGACGGCGCTGGGGTATTCCAGCGCCGACAGCCTGCGGGCCGTAAAGCAGGTAAGCCTTGAGAATCCTACAGTCGAGGATGTATTGAAAGAAGCGCTCAAAAAGATGCTTTAG
- a CDS encoding Gx transporter family protein — MKGRAAYFGVFTALALIFSYVEMLIPIQLGVPGIKLGLANLLVVIMLYRCGVKDAFLLSAVRVVLSGFIFGSMFSILYSLAGGILSLAAMGLLRKTDSFSVIGVSMAGGVFHNMGQLLMAMAVTKTIKIGYYFPVLLVAGVVTGILIGVVSAEVLKRVQNLPLKS, encoded by the coding sequence GTGAAGGGCAGAGCAGCATATTTTGGAGTATTTACGGCACTGGCTCTTATTTTCAGCTATGTGGAGATGCTGATTCCGATTCAGCTCGGGGTGCCGGGCATTAAACTGGGACTTGCCAATTTGCTAGTTGTAATCATGCTTTATAGGTGCGGGGTTAAAGACGCATTTCTTCTCTCGGCAGTCAGGGTTGTGCTGTCCGGTTTTATATTTGGCAGCATGTTCAGCATTCTGTACAGCCTGGCAGGCGGGATTTTAAGCCTGGCAGCTATGGGACTTTTAAGAAAGACAGATTCTTTTAGTGTCATAGGGGTTAGTATGGCAGGCGGAGTTTTTCACAATATGGGACAGCTGCTTATGGCTATGGCGGTCACAAAAACAATAAAGATTGGCTATTATTTTCCCGTGCTTTTAGTTGCAGGGGTGGTGACAGGCATATTAATTGGGGTGGTATCGGCTGAGGTTTTAAAGAGGGTCCAAAACCTTCCGTTAAAAAGTTGA
- a CDS encoding NusG domain II-containing protein has translation MRKNDFVLLGFFLAIALLGTVYIFIAGKESGGTVKISVDGRAWGNYDLSADQTVDIKGTNILEIRDGKASMKTAGCPDQICVHQKPISKNGESIICLPNRVVVTIDSENEASLDAVSG, from the coding sequence ATGAGGAAAAATGATTTTGTTTTATTAGGCTTTTTTCTGGCAATTGCGCTGTTGGGAACCGTATATATTTTTATTGCGGGCAAGGAAAGCGGAGGAACTGTAAAGATCAGTGTAGATGGCAGGGCGTGGGGGAATTATGATTTGTCAGCGGACCAGACTGTGGATATAAAAGGGACAAATATATTGGAAATCCGGGATGGCAAGGCATCTATGAAGACGGCTGGCTGCCCTGACCAGATATGTGTCCACCAAAAGCCTATATCCAAAAATGGGGAGAGTATTATCTGCCTCCCAAACCGTGTGGTGGTGACAATAGATAGTGAAAATGAAGCTTCATTGGATGCCGTGAGCGGATAA